GCGGATGTTTTCGTCCGCATCCGTCGCCCATGCGCTCAGCCCACGAATCGCCGCTGACAGTTCACGCGCCAGCGCATCGCGCACCGCCATCCAGGCGATTTCGCGCACGCCGAAATGCGCATCGGCGGCAAACGGGCGAATGGCGTCGAGCTTTTGCGCGAGCGGCAATTCCGCATCGCCGCCGACCACGTGACAGGCCCAACTGCGCACCACATCCGACGGATGAGCCGCCAGCCCGGCAAAGCTGGATTTACGTTTGGCTTGCGCTTTGACCACCGGAAGCAAGGCGCGGCCAATCACCGGAATGAGTTGCGCCGCGCTTGGCTTTTTGAGCCGCGCAATGGCCGCCAGTGTAGCGGGAATGGCCGCCTGCAAGCCAAGCTCCGGCAGTACTGCCTGCAACAACAGCCTTTGATCCAGCGCCAGCCACTCGACCAAATTGGCCGTCGCCAACTCGCCCCGGTTCAATTGCGCCAGGACGTCGGGCGGGATTTCGTTGATGCGGCGTGCGCCTTTGCGTTTCGGTGAATCGGTCATACTTTTTTGCCCGCCGCATTTTTCGTGTCTATGCCTTATGCGTCAAGCTCGCGCCAAGAATGCTCTATAGTCAAAACCATCAAGGCGCGCAGTGCCGGAACGGTACCGCGACAGTGATGGAGCGGCGGTCGTGTGCCACGATATTGTTCCGGTAGGTTTGCTGCCCAAGTTTCCGCTCCATCACTGTCGCGATACTGTTCTGCTGCGCGCTTCTGCCGGGGACTAAGCTTGGGCTTCGACACAAATCAGCGGCGTGCTTGCTTCTGCTTCCATAACTCGCGGGCAACTTTCTCGATCCCATCCGCTACATTGCGCCAAGCTGAATCTTTCTTCAGCCACAAATCCACTGGCTTGCCGTCTTTTGGCAACGCTTGCAGCTTGGCGAACAGCGCGTCACGCCAATTGACATCACGAATGATGATCGGAATCACGCGCGCCTCGCCTTTCTCATGCCGTTCCAGCGCGCGTTTCAATTCAACTTCAACGCAATAATCCGAAGCCATAAAGTCCACGCTTACCAGCAACAAGATTATTTTCGCTTGTTCCAGGTTAGCATCTATAACGTTGGCCCACTCCGCGCCAGGTTTGATCAAGCGGTCATGCCAAGCTGTGATCAGCCCTTGCTGTTGCATGATTTTCAAATACGGGTCCAGTTTTAGGCGGAACCGCTGCTCATCTTTGTGTGCGTAGCTGATAAACACGCGGATGGATTCCTCGCGCATTTCCGCCAAGGCTTCACGCCGGGATTCGCGGCGGCGCTTGCCTTCGAGGTCTACGCCATTGAGCAGTTGTTGCACATCTACCTCGATCACTTCATCACCAATGACTTCAGTAAAGTTGGCGACCCCTTTCTCCTCCAAGACTTGCAACTTCCTGTATGGCACTGAGAAGTCAGGATGGGAAGGCAAGGGAACCAGTTCGGTTGGTTTGAACTTCAGGTCGTTGTGGATGCGCTCAAAGTCCGAACGAATAATTCCCAGCAAGCGCCGCCGCGCTTCCGCCCTGCCTGTCACGTGAATGAAGACTTTCTTGTCCACCACATCGGCCTTGACCAGAGCGCGGCCTTCTTCAAAGCGCAGAATTACGCCGGTGCGCCAGCGGTGTTCGTCTTCGATCAAGCCGTGCGTGCGCACGATGAAGCGCGGCAGCAGGCCTTCGGGCAGCACCTCGTATTCGTAGCGGAAGTTCAGACATTTGGCCGGATCAAATTCGCTCGCCGCTTCCGGCTCCTGAATGTCGAGCAGTTCGGGGATCAGGTAATGCGTGTCACTGTCGGGGAAGGTGAAACACAGCTCGAACTTCTTCATCAAATCCATCACGAAGCCGTGCATGTTCACCGGGTATTCTTTGGCGGGCAGGATGCGTTGCAGATCGCGCAAGCGCAGTTCGCCTTTCTGCCCGGCCAGCAGCGCTGAATTGAGGATCGTGTAAATCCCTTCGGTCACCCACTGTGGTTTCAGCACGTGTGTATCGTACAAGCGTGCGTCCTCGCGGAAGTTGAGCATCACACCCAGATCGTGCAGGTAACGCCCCAGCAGGTTCTGCTCGGCTTCGGATTTCACCTTCCAGCGGCGGCAGGCTTTGCGGTATTCGTCAAAGCTGATGAAGCTCTTGCGCGTCCGGGGCAGCTTGTCTTTGACCTCGAACCATTCCGCCGGGAAGCCATCGCGCAAATGCGGCAGCGCGTTGATCTCTTCGCAAATGCGGCGCTGCAATTCGTCCAAGCCCAGCCGGTCGGCGCAATCGGTTTTGATAAAGCCTTTGATGAACGGATATTTGCCCTGCAACTGGCGCTGGTTCACGTCGAAGAGATGTTCGTGCTGTTTGTTGAGCACAACCAGCACGGGCGACGCGCCGCCGAAACTCTCAATCAGCTTCAACCAGTATTCGGCGTCCTGATCCTCTGTGCCCCCGCGCCCGCTCAACACCAGCAAGTACAGGCTGCGACGCGTCAGAAAGAACTGATGCGTCGCGTGCATAATCTCCTGCCCGCCAAAATCCCAGACGTTCAGATGCGCCTGGTCTGGGCAGTGCGGCAGCGGCACATCCCAGCGCGTAATCTTGATGCCATCGGTCTGTTGCTCTTTGCCGAAGGTGTTGTGAATGAGGCGATTGATCAGTGAGGTTTTCCCGACTTCGCCGCGTCCGACAAGGATAAGTTTGGATTCGAGCAGCGGACGTTTGGGACGGAAGTAGTAGTTGAGGATTTCTGCTGGGTTTGCAGGTGGCCCTTGGTGTAGGAAATGAACTGTCACCCACGTTGGCCCCAGAATCTCTCTTGGAATACCTATATCAGGATTTCCATGTAAGTAGAGTTCCGTCAACTTAGTGCACTCTCCCAGCGTGGCAGGAATTTCGTTTAGTTCATTGTCGCTGAGATAGAGAGTTCGAAGCTCCTGTAACTTGCCTAGTGATCCTGGAATTTTCCCAATTGGATTCCCACTCAATACAAGATGTTGAAGTTGCCGTAACTCGCCCAACCAAGTAGGTATTTCTCTCAATAGATTCACGCTCAAATCAAGTGCTTCAAGATGACGAAATCCGCGTAGTTCGTTGGGAACCTTTTGGAGATGGTTGCTATTGAGGTAGAGGCCTCTAAGGTGTCGTAATGATCCAAGCGCGGCAGGTACTTTTGTTAATTTGAGACCAGCCAAATTCAACTCAGTGGTTTTCTGCTTAACAGCCTCAGCAATCCGCCTTTCCGCTTCTGCCATCAGAGCGGACGTAGCTGTACTAGCGGAAGGTTTGGTCTGGCGGGTGGTCTTTTTCGGCATGGCTTCTGGCTTCCTCCTGTTGCGGTGGACGGTCTGGGCGTTTCCGCTGGATGTGTAGGCAACTGCTGGCCGGTATCAACGCTCAACGACAGGCCAGCCGAAAATATGAACCAGTTCACTGGCGACGTTGTAATACTGCACGCCGCGCTGGCTGACCAAGGCGACTTTGCCCATCCTCGTGCGTTTGGTTTTGAATTCGGCAAGTTTGAACAAGCGCCGCAGCAAGTGCTGTAACTCGGCAGTTTGGTCAGCCGTGAGTTTCACGCAAAGCATGCAGAAGGCCGTTTCGGCAGCGGCCCGCCGCCAGAAATCGCTGTGATTGATCGTGACAAACGTCGGGTGTTTGGCTTGGCGTAAGAGCGCGGGAATGGCTTCGTCTTTGATGATCGTGCCGGGCCGCAGAGCTTTGATGAGAACGACCGGGCCGCGATACCAGGTTGAGATGGCGGCTTCCAATCCCAGGCCCTGCAACTCTTCATCAAGGACGATCATGCTTGTGCGGCCAATTCCTTGCTTTGTTGGTCGAAGGCTTTGGCCGCCAATGCCAAAGCTTCTTTCACCGCTGCCACGGGAACTTGATAGCCTTCGGCGACTCGCTCCACCGTGCGCCCCGCAGCCAACAGCTTCAACGCATGTCGCACATCGATCCGCGTGTACTTGAAGGTCGGACGCCCGCCGCATACACCCGGCGCCATCACAATATGACGGCTGACCGCGTAGTATTCATACAGCTCGCCGCCCACCATTTCACGAATCAGTTTCTTTGCTTTCATAGCGCACGCATTCTACCGATGAATTTGATCTTTGACCACGACAGTGAACCTACACCACTTCACGCCAATAACTTCTGCACCACATTTCCATGCACATCCGTCAACCGATACTCACGCCCCTGAAACTTGAACGTCAGCTTGGTGTGTTCGATGCCCAACAGCCGCAAAATCGTCGCGTGCAAGTCGTGCACATCCACGGGGTCAACGACCGGGTTGTAGCCAATTTCATCCGTTTCCCCGACCGTGACGCCGCCCTTGATGCCGCCGCCGGCGAGCCACATGGCGAAGGCGCGCGGGTGGTGGTCGCGGCCCAGCAGTTTGGAGCCGCTGCGGCCTTCGTTCATCGGGGTGCGCCCGAATTCGCCGCCCCAGATGACGAGGGTTTCGTCGAGCAGGCCGCGTTGTTTGAGGTCGGTCAGCAGCGCGCCGATGGGTTTGTCTACTTCGCGGCAGAGGCGCGGGAGCTTGGAGACGATGTCGGTGCCGACGCTGTTGCCGTGCGTGTCCCAGCCCCAGTGATACAACTGCACGAAGCGCGTGCCGCGTTCGACCAGCCGCCGCGCCAGCAGGCAGTTGTTGGCGAACGAGGTCTCGCCGGGCCGTGTGCCGTAGGCTTCGTGAATGGCTGCGGGTTCCTTACTGATGTCGGTCAGTTCGGGCACGCTGGTTTGCATGCGGAAGGCGAGTTCATAGGCCGAGATGCGTGTGTTGATTTCGGGGTCTAGGGTTTCCTGCTGTTGCAGTTGATTCAAATCGCGCAACGCATCTAGCGTTTGCCGCCGCGTCGCGCT
This Acidobacteriota bacterium DNA region includes the following protein-coding sequences:
- a CDS encoding DNA alkylation repair protein; translated protein: MTDSPKRKGARRINEIPPDVLAQLNRGELATANLVEWLALDQRLLLQAVLPELGLQAAIPATLAAIARLKKPSAAQLIPVIGRALLPVVKAQAKRKSSFAGLAAHPSDVVRSWACHVVGGDAELPLAQKLDAIRPFAADAHFGVREIAWMAVRDALARELSAAIRGLSAWATDADENIRRFASEATRPRGVWCKHIDALKKNPELGYPILEPLHSDPAKYVRDSVANWLNDASKSQPGWVEDVCTHWAETSPTKETAYIVNKALRTIRKG
- a CDS encoding leucine-rich repeat domain-containing protein, with the translated sequence MAEAERRIAEAVKQKTTELNLAGLKLTKVPAALGSLRHLRGLYLNSNHLQKVPNELRGFRHLEALDLSVNLLREIPTWLGELRQLQHLVLSGNPIGKIPGSLGKLQELRTLYLSDNELNEIPATLGECTKLTELYLHGNPDIGIPREILGPTWVTVHFLHQGPPANPAEILNYYFRPKRPLLESKLILVGRGEVGKTSLINRLIHNTFGKEQQTDGIKITRWDVPLPHCPDQAHLNVWDFGGQEIMHATHQFFLTRRSLYLLVLSGRGGTEDQDAEYWLKLIESFGGASPVLVVLNKQHEHLFDVNQRQLQGKYPFIKGFIKTDCADRLGLDELQRRICEEINALPHLRDGFPAEWFEVKDKLPRTRKSFISFDEYRKACRRWKVKSEAEQNLLGRYLHDLGVMLNFREDARLYDTHVLKPQWVTEGIYTILNSALLAGQKGELRLRDLQRILPAKEYPVNMHGFVMDLMKKFELCFTFPDSDTHYLIPELLDIQEPEAASEFDPAKCLNFRYEYEVLPEGLLPRFIVRTHGLIEDEHRWRTGVILRFEEGRALVKADVVDKKVFIHVTGRAEARRRLLGIIRSDFERIHNDLKFKPTELVPLPSHPDFSVPYRKLQVLEEKGVANFTEVIGDEVIEVDVQQLLNGVDLEGKRRRESRREALAEMREESIRVFISYAHKDEQRFRLKLDPYLKIMQQQGLITAWHDRLIKPGAEWANVIDANLEQAKIILLLVSVDFMASDYCVEVELKRALERHEKGEARVIPIIIRDVNWRDALFAKLQALPKDGKPVDLWLKKDSAWRNVADGIEKVARELWKQKQARR
- a CDS encoding DUF433 domain-containing protein is translated as MKAKKLIREMVGGELYEYYAVSRHIVMAPGVCGGRPTFKYTRIDVRHALKLLAAGRTVERVAEGYQVPVAAVKEALALAAKAFDQQSKELAAQA
- a CDS encoding DUF1501 domain-containing protein encodes the protein MNETLETLRRSTRRHFFKQTGFGLGAMALSSLLDEKLFAQTRIQQFAPKAKRVIYLFMAGAPSTIDLFDNKPVLRKYDGQPCPEEFTKGERFAFIQGTPKLLGSPFNFKRYGKSGQEISDLLPHLASHADEIAIIRTMHTTQFNHAPAQIFMNTGHQIPGRPSMGAWLQYGLGSENRDLPGFVVLISGENNPDGGKTCWGSGFLPTQHQGVEFRSKGEPVLYVSNPDGVSSATRRQTLDALRDLNQLQQQETLDPEINTRISAYELAFRMQTSVPELTDISKEPAAIHEAYGTRPGETSFANNCLLARRLVERGTRFVQLYHWGWDTHGNSVGTDIVSKLPRLCREVDKPIGALLTDLKQRGLLDETLVIWGGEFGRTPMNEGRSGSKLLGRDHHPRAFAMWLAGGGIKGGVTVGETDEIGYNPVVDPVDVHDLHATILRLLGIEHTKLTFKFQGREYRLTDVHGNVVQKLLA